The Saccharothrix variisporea genome has a segment encoding these proteins:
- a CDS encoding biotin-dependent carboxyltransferase family protein, which translates to MTTDIGADGRTGTAARTVTVLRTGPQALVQDLGRPGHAHLGVPPSGALDQPSLRLANRLVGNPEHAAGLEVLLGGLHLRADTACTVAVTGPCTPTLVNGVHRDSPVHLRPGDELVLGTPTGGLRTYVAVSGGIATDPELGSRATDLLSGIGPAPLRPHDVLPLGTPTGVPTGADVLVPVQVPAELDLPLLLGPRDDWFDDPAAQLRKGRWTVSDRSNRVGLRLEGTALDRCEHRELPSEGLVTGAVQVPKDGLPVIFLADHPTTGGYPVIGVVPPAALPLLGQARPGTAVRFRPRG; encoded by the coding sequence ATGACGACCGACATTGGAGCCGACGGCCGCACCGGCACCGCCGCGAGAACGGTCACCGTCCTGCGCACCGGCCCGCAGGCCCTGGTCCAGGACCTGGGCCGCCCCGGTCACGCACACCTGGGCGTCCCCCCGTCCGGCGCCCTGGACCAACCCTCCCTCCGCCTGGCCAACCGCCTGGTCGGCAACCCGGAGCACGCCGCCGGCCTGGAAGTCCTCCTCGGCGGCCTCCACCTGCGCGCCGACACCGCCTGCACGGTCGCCGTGACCGGACCGTGCACGCCCACCCTGGTCAACGGCGTCCACCGCGACTCCCCGGTCCACCTGCGCCCCGGCGACGAACTCGTCCTCGGCACCCCCACCGGCGGCCTGCGGACCTACGTGGCCGTCTCCGGCGGCATCGCCACCGACCCCGAGCTCGGCAGCCGCGCCACCGACCTGCTCTCCGGCATCGGCCCGGCACCCCTCCGGCCGCACGACGTCCTCCCCCTCGGCACTCCCACCGGCGTCCCGACCGGCGCGGACGTCCTCGTCCCCGTCCAGGTCCCCGCCGAACTCGACCTCCCGCTCCTCCTCGGCCCCCGCGACGACTGGTTCGACGACCCGGCCGCGCAACTCCGGAAAGGCCGCTGGACCGTCTCCGACCGCAGCAACCGGGTCGGGCTCCGGCTCGAAGGCACCGCCCTCGACCGCTGCGAACACCGGGAGCTGCCCAGCGAAGGCCTGGTCACGGGCGCGGTCCAGGTGCCCAAGGACGGCCTGCCGGTGATCTTCCTGGCCGACCACCCGACGACCGGCGGCTACCCGGTGATCGGTGTCGTCCCGCCGGCGGCCCTCCCCCTGCTGGGGCAGGCCCGCCCGGGGACCGCGGTCCGCTTCCGCCCACGCGGCTGA
- the pstS gene encoding phosphate ABC transporter substrate-binding protein PstS, which translates to MKTKRHGAVVGLFAAGALLLTACGSDDNTGGNGGSTTGAAASDVAVECGGKSKLNAEGSSAQKNAIDTFIQSYQKKCSGSDLAYNPSGSGAGVKNFIAGQVDFGGSDSPLSKDKGEVDKATDRCKGNPAWNLPLVFGPVAIGYKLDGVKDLVLNGEVAAKIFNGTVKKWNDPAIKALNGSASLPDKDIKVVYRSDESGTTDNFQKYLKIASKGAWTQGDGKAFKGGVGEGKEKSAGVAQAAGSVDGAITYVELSFAQENKLSMAKIDTGAGAVELTGDTVGKAIDGAKVKGEGNDLVLDLDSIYGTTTAGAYPLVLATYEIVCSKGYDADTAKAVKAFLTVAATDGQAGLVDAGYAPLPKAFQDKLLTAIKAIA; encoded by the coding sequence GTGAAGACCAAGCGGCACGGCGCCGTTGTCGGCCTTTTCGCGGCCGGTGCGCTTCTGCTCACCGCATGTGGCAGTGACGACAACACCGGTGGCAACGGTGGCTCGACGACCGGCGCCGCGGCGTCGGACGTCGCCGTCGAGTGCGGTGGCAAGTCGAAGCTGAACGCAGAGGGCTCCTCGGCCCAGAAGAACGCGATCGACACGTTCATCCAGTCGTACCAGAAGAAGTGCTCCGGCTCGGACCTCGCGTACAACCCGTCGGGCTCCGGCGCGGGTGTGAAGAACTTCATCGCGGGCCAGGTCGACTTCGGTGGCTCCGACTCCCCGCTGTCCAAGGACAAGGGCGAGGTCGACAAGGCCACCGACCGCTGCAAGGGCAACCCGGCGTGGAACCTGCCGCTGGTGTTCGGCCCGGTCGCCATCGGCTACAAGCTCGACGGCGTGAAGGACCTGGTCCTGAACGGCGAGGTCGCCGCCAAGATCTTCAACGGCACCGTCAAGAAGTGGAACGACCCGGCCATCAAGGCCCTCAACGGCTCCGCGTCCCTGCCGGACAAGGACATCAAGGTCGTCTACCGCTCCGACGAGTCGGGCACGACGGACAACTTCCAGAAGTACCTGAAGATCGCGTCCAAGGGCGCGTGGACCCAGGGTGACGGCAAGGCGTTCAAGGGCGGTGTCGGCGAGGGCAAGGAGAAGTCCGCCGGTGTCGCGCAGGCCGCCGGCTCCGTCGACGGCGCCATCACCTACGTCGAGCTGTCCTTCGCGCAGGAGAACAAGCTCTCCATGGCCAAGATCGACACCGGCGCGGGCGCGGTGGAGCTGACCGGCGACACCGTCGGCAAGGCCATCGACGGCGCCAAGGTCAAGGGCGAGGGCAACGACCTGGTCCTCGACCTCGACTCGATCTACGGCACCACCACCGCGGGCGCCTACCCGCTGGTCCTGGCCACCTACGAGATCGTGTGCTCGAAGGGCTACGACGCCGACACCGCCAAGGCCGTGAAGGCGTTCCTCACCGTGGCCGCCACCGACGGTCAGGCGGGCCTCGTGGACGCGGGTTACGCTCCCCTGCCCAAGGCCTTCCAGGACAAGCTGCTGACCGCCATCAAGGCCATCGCCTGA
- the mshD gene encoding mycothiol synthase translates to MESTWFEELTDDQVREVMDLVEAAQYADNGVAPVGEAVVLRLRPGARGSNHLLVREDDTLVGYLHLDLFGDADGNKVAELAVHPEHRRRGVGTALATAVAERAAPLRIWSHGGHPGAQALAAKLGYRKVRELLRLRRPLDDTLPEPKLPDGVRLRAFEPGRDEAAVVYVNHRAFSWHPEQGAMSIEDVRDKEHEHWFDPKGFLLAVDAEERLLGFHWTKTHTGDLGEVYVVGVDPDAQGGGLGKALTLAGLEHLRGTGRTEVMLYVESDNAPALAVYARLGFEKWDSDVQYAK, encoded by the coding sequence GTGGAATCGACGTGGTTCGAGGAGCTGACCGACGACCAGGTCCGTGAGGTCATGGACCTGGTCGAAGCGGCCCAGTACGCCGACAACGGTGTGGCTCCGGTGGGTGAGGCCGTCGTCTTGAGGCTCCGGCCCGGTGCGCGCGGCAGCAATCACCTGCTCGTGCGCGAAGACGACACGTTGGTGGGATATCTCCACCTCGACCTCTTCGGCGACGCGGACGGCAACAAGGTCGCCGAACTGGCCGTCCACCCCGAGCACCGTCGTCGCGGAGTGGGCACCGCCCTGGCCACGGCCGTCGCCGAGCGGGCCGCTCCGCTGCGGATCTGGTCGCACGGTGGCCACCCCGGTGCGCAGGCCCTCGCCGCCAAGCTCGGCTACCGCAAGGTCCGCGAGCTGCTGCGCCTGCGCCGGCCGCTGGACGACACCCTCCCCGAGCCCAAGCTCCCGGACGGCGTCCGGTTGCGCGCGTTCGAGCCGGGCCGGGACGAGGCCGCCGTCGTCTACGTCAACCACCGCGCGTTCTCCTGGCACCCCGAGCAGGGCGCGATGAGCATCGAGGACGTCCGTGACAAGGAGCACGAGCACTGGTTCGACCCCAAGGGCTTCCTGCTCGCCGTGGACGCCGAGGAGCGCCTGCTGGGCTTCCACTGGACCAAGACGCACACCGGTGACCTGGGCGAGGTGTACGTGGTGGGCGTCGACCCCGACGCGCAGGGCGGTGGCCTGGGCAAGGCGCTGACGCTCGCCGGGCTGGAGCACCTGCGCGGCACCGGGCGCACGGAAGTGATGCTCTACGTCGAGTCCGACAACGCTCCGGCACTGGCCGTGTACGCCCGGTTGGGGTTCGAGAAGTGGGACTCGGACGTCCAGTACGCCAAGTAG
- a CDS encoding response regulator transcription factor, whose product MSIDVLLLTTDPDPEAVLPALSLLPHDVRPLRPEVSALLEAGPHDIVLVDARTDLVGARSLCRLLDSSGVDVPVVAVVTEGGLVAVNSDWSVDEILLPTSGPAEVDARLRLVRSRRGTTQPGGDGSLQLGELVIDEATYTARLRGRPLDLTYKEFELLKYLAQHAGRVFTRAQLLQEVWGYDFFGGTRTVDVHVRRLRAKLGPEHESLIGTVRNVGYKFVRPPRPGATRRVDHVVDVDSPIDEAELIFRA is encoded by the coding sequence ATGAGCATCGACGTGCTGCTGCTGACCACCGATCCCGACCCCGAGGCGGTCCTGCCCGCGCTGTCGCTGCTGCCGCACGACGTGCGCCCGCTGCGCCCGGAGGTCTCGGCGCTGCTGGAGGCGGGTCCCCACGACATCGTCCTGGTGGACGCGCGGACCGACCTGGTCGGCGCGCGCAGCCTGTGCAGACTCCTGGACTCCAGCGGCGTGGACGTGCCCGTGGTGGCGGTCGTCACCGAGGGCGGCCTGGTCGCCGTGAACTCCGACTGGAGCGTGGACGAGATCCTGCTCCCGACCTCCGGCCCGGCCGAGGTCGACGCCCGTCTGCGCCTGGTCCGCTCCCGGCGCGGCACCACCCAGCCCGGCGGCGACGGCTCGCTGCAGCTCGGCGAGCTGGTCATCGACGAGGCCACCTACACCGCCCGCCTGCGCGGCCGTCCGCTCGACCTCACCTACAAGGAGTTCGAGCTGCTGAAGTACCTGGCCCAGCACGCCGGCCGCGTCTTCACCCGCGCGCAGCTGCTCCAGGAGGTGTGGGGCTACGACTTCTTCGGCGGCACCCGCACGGTGGACGTGCACGTCCGACGCCTGCGCGCCAAGCTCGGCCCCGAGCACGAGTCCCTGATCGGCACCGTCCGCAACGTGGGCTACAAGTTCGTCCGCCCGCCGCGTCCCGGTGCCACCCGCCGCGTGGACCACGTGGTGGACGTGGACTCGCCGATCGACGAGGCGGAGCTGATCTTCCGTGCTTGA
- a CDS encoding sulfurtransferase: MSREDVLVSAAWSEENLDTPGVVFVEVDEDTTAYDGGHIPGAVKVDWKNELQDPVRRDFVDRAGFEKLLSAKGISNDDTVVLYGGNNNWFAAYAYWYFKLYGHQSVKLLDGGRKKWELDGRPLDKEPVERPATEYKAQEQDLSIRAFRDEVVESIGNRNLVDVRSPDEFSGKLLAPAHLPQEQAQRAGHIPGAINVPWSKAANEDGTFKSDEELAEIYGEAGFDGSRKTIAYCRIGERSSHTWFALHELLGHQDVKNYDGSWTEYGSLVGVPVELGSGKEA, from the coding sequence ATGAGCCGTGAAGACGTCCTGGTCTCGGCCGCTTGGTCCGAGGAGAACCTCGACACGCCCGGTGTGGTGTTCGTGGAGGTCGACGAGGACACCACTGCCTACGACGGGGGCCACATCCCCGGCGCGGTGAAGGTCGACTGGAAGAACGAGCTGCAGGACCCGGTCCGCCGCGACTTCGTCGACCGCGCGGGCTTCGAGAAGCTCCTGTCGGCCAAGGGCATCTCCAACGACGACACCGTCGTGCTGTACGGCGGCAACAACAACTGGTTCGCGGCCTACGCGTACTGGTACTTCAAGCTGTACGGCCACCAGTCGGTCAAGCTGCTCGACGGCGGCCGCAAGAAGTGGGAGCTCGACGGCCGCCCGCTGGACAAGGAGCCGGTGGAGCGCCCCGCGACCGAGTACAAGGCGCAGGAGCAGGACCTGTCGATCCGGGCGTTCCGCGACGAGGTCGTGGAGTCCATCGGCAACCGCAACCTGGTCGACGTGCGGTCGCCCGACGAGTTCTCCGGCAAGCTGCTCGCGCCCGCCCACCTGCCGCAGGAGCAGGCGCAGCGCGCGGGCCACATCCCCGGCGCGATCAACGTGCCGTGGAGCAAGGCGGCCAACGAGGACGGCACGTTCAAGTCCGACGAGGAACTGGCCGAGATCTACGGCGAGGCCGGCTTCGACGGCTCCCGCAAGACGATCGCCTACTGCCGCATCGGCGAGCGCTCGTCGCACACCTGGTTCGCGCTGCACGAGCTGCTGGGCCACCAGGACGTGAAGAACTACGACGGTTCGTGGACCGAGTACGGCTCGCTGGTCGGCGTGCCGGTCGAGCTCGGCAGTGGCAAGGAGGCCTGA
- the pstC gene encoding phosphate ABC transporter permease subunit PstC has protein sequence MNERIVAKRPAGTGTTGARRGVPAARPDSEAPIPPTTEADQKAPHVRPGDRIFRGLATGSGIFIVVLIGAIGLFLLLQAIPSLALDQVNFLTSREWSTGDVTNLRFGILDLLLVTVVSSALALLIAMPIALGIALFLTQYAPRRLARPFAYVVDLLSAVPSIIFGLWGLFVLGPVLTPFAEWLMDALGWIPLFAKGNVSIELGGTIFTAGIVLAVMILPIITAVSREVFDRTPVTHIEGAIALGATKWEVVRTTVLPFGKAGYVSASMLGLGRALGETIALMIILSGTNEAFGWSLFDGGATFASKIALAAPEFNDPKSAGAYIAAGLVLFVLTFVVNAIARSIVAGHKEYE, from the coding sequence ATGAACGAACGCATCGTGGCCAAGCGCCCCGCGGGCACCGGTACCACCGGTGCCCGCCGGGGCGTTCCGGCTGCTCGACCCGACTCGGAGGCTCCGATTCCCCCGACCACGGAAGCCGACCAGAAAGCACCCCACGTCCGGCCGGGTGACCGGATCTTCCGCGGCCTCGCCACCGGCTCGGGCATCTTCATCGTGGTCCTCATCGGGGCCATCGGCCTGTTCCTGCTGCTCCAGGCGATCCCCTCCCTCGCGCTGGACCAGGTCAACTTCCTCACCAGCCGCGAGTGGTCCACCGGCGACGTCACCAACCTGCGGTTCGGCATCCTCGACCTGCTCCTGGTCACCGTGGTGTCCTCCGCGCTCGCGCTGCTGATCGCGATGCCGATCGCCCTGGGCATCGCGCTGTTCCTCACCCAGTACGCGCCCCGGCGCCTCGCGCGGCCGTTCGCCTACGTGGTGGACCTGCTGTCCGCGGTGCCGTCGATCATCTTCGGCCTGTGGGGCCTGTTCGTCCTCGGCCCGGTGCTGACGCCGTTCGCCGAGTGGCTGATGGACGCCCTGGGCTGGATCCCGCTGTTCGCCAAGGGCAACGTGAGCATCGAGCTGGGCGGCACCATCTTCACCGCCGGCATCGTGCTCGCGGTGATGATCCTGCCGATCATCACCGCCGTCAGCCGCGAGGTGTTCGACCGCACGCCGGTCACGCACATCGAGGGCGCGATCGCGCTGGGCGCCACCAAGTGGGAGGTCGTGCGCACCACGGTCCTGCCGTTCGGCAAGGCCGGTTACGTGAGCGCCTCGATGCTGGGCCTGGGCCGCGCGCTCGGCGAGACCATCGCGCTGATGATCATCCTCAGCGGCACCAACGAGGCGTTCGGCTGGAGCCTGTTCGACGGCGGCGCCACCTTCGCCTCCAAGATCGCGCTCGCCGCGCCGGAGTTCAACGACCCGAAGTCGGCCGGCGCCTACATCGCCGCGGGCCTGGTGCTGTTCGTGCTGACCTTCGTGGTCAACGCCATCGCCCGGTCCATCGTCGCCGGTCACAAGGAGTACGAATGA
- a CDS encoding LmeA family phospholipid-binding protein, whose product MTVTQTKRRPARGRKLIIAGLVVVGLLVAADFGLAAAGEYQIAQRMRDKLNLSEDPSVRINGFPFLFQAVSGDYRDIEITATGVPVRDDLRDLEVRANLYHTRIGLSDLLAGDTSRATIDQVRGSVKIKAADLNRLVNNVTPFTDMAIEPDTRPEATPTPAPDKPDPTRAAVKLSGNTTVAGRKLRITAYGSVTLVNEQVAVAVQDVEVDDLSLAGLAEVLGAVRSALSVTIDPGKLPFTVTPTAVKVESGAFTVEGTINDIPLDGVR is encoded by the coding sequence ATGACCGTCACGCAGACCAAGCGCCGCCCCGCCCGGGGCCGCAAGCTGATCATCGCGGGCCTGGTGGTGGTCGGCCTGCTGGTGGCCGCCGACTTCGGCCTCGCGGCGGCCGGCGAGTACCAGATCGCGCAGCGCATGCGGGACAAGCTGAACCTCAGCGAGGACCCGTCGGTGCGGATCAACGGGTTCCCGTTCCTGTTCCAGGCGGTCTCCGGCGACTACCGGGACATCGAGATCACCGCGACCGGCGTGCCGGTGCGCGACGACCTGCGCGACCTGGAGGTGCGGGCGAACCTCTACCACACCCGCATCGGCCTGTCGGACCTGCTCGCGGGCGACACCTCCCGCGCCACCATCGACCAGGTCAGGGGCAGCGTGAAGATCAAGGCCGCCGACCTGAACCGGCTGGTCAACAACGTCACGCCGTTCACCGACATGGCGATCGAGCCGGACACCCGGCCGGAGGCGACGCCCACCCCGGCCCCGGACAAGCCGGACCCGACGCGCGCGGCGGTCAAGCTCAGCGGCAACACCACGGTCGCCGGGCGCAAGCTGCGGATCACCGCGTACGGGTCGGTGACGCTGGTCAACGAGCAGGTGGCGGTGGCCGTGCAGGACGTGGAGGTGGACGACCTGTCCCTGGCGGGCCTGGCGGAGGTGCTGGGCGCGGTGCGGTCGGCGCTGAGCGTGACCATCGACCCGGGCAAGCTGCCCTTCACGGTGACGCCGACGGCTGTCAAAGTGGAGAGCGGGGCCTTCACCGTCGAGGGCACGATCAACGACATCCCCCTTGATGGAGTCCGATGA
- a CDS encoding DUF4395 domain-containing protein translates to MSKDAPVDPRGPRFSAWITTAILVVVLLTGSWRLLAAQTVLFGLCAFISLKLNPWGHVYRFAVQPRLTPTSEREEAAPLRFAQGVGFVFALVGTIGYATGLTALGVIATSAALVAALLNAALGLCLGCEMFLLLRRYAPALARPQ, encoded by the coding sequence GTGTCGAAAGATGCCCCCGTGGACCCCCGAGGTCCCCGCTTCAGCGCCTGGATCACCACCGCCATCCTCGTGGTCGTGCTGCTGACCGGGTCGTGGCGGTTGCTCGCGGCACAGACCGTCCTGTTCGGCCTGTGCGCGTTCATCTCGCTCAAGCTCAACCCGTGGGGCCACGTCTACCGGTTCGCCGTCCAGCCGAGGCTCACGCCCACGTCCGAGCGCGAGGAGGCCGCCCCGCTGCGGTTCGCGCAGGGTGTCGGGTTCGTCTTCGCCCTGGTCGGCACGATCGGGTACGCCACCGGTCTCACCGCGCTCGGAGTCATCGCCACGTCCGCCGCGCTGGTCGCCGCGCTGCTCAACGCCGCGCTCGGCCTGTGCCTGGGCTGCGAGATGTTCCTGCTCCTGCGCCGCTACGCCCCAGCCCTCGCACGCCCGCAGTAA
- a CDS encoding FABP family protein — translation MTDNAPVPGSGDAAVQAAAARAEVTRNRNLPQFDDLPIPADTANLREGPSLHDACLALLPLVGVWRGEGEVVYPTIDGPYRFGQQITFAHDGRPFLFYEARSWLLDADGNVIRPAARETGFWRPQADDTIEVLLTHNTGIVELYYGKPRTQTSWELGTDAVIRTATAKEVTGAQRLYGIVNNGDLAYVEERAMVGQPLQPHTSAHLKRVVG, via the coding sequence ATGACTGACAACGCACCCGTTCCGGGCAGCGGTGACGCGGCGGTGCAGGCGGCTGCCGCGCGTGCCGAGGTGACCCGCAACCGCAACCTCCCGCAGTTCGACGACCTGCCGATCCCGGCGGACACCGCGAACCTGCGCGAAGGTCCCTCCCTGCACGACGCCTGCCTGGCGCTGCTGCCGCTGGTGGGTGTCTGGCGCGGTGAAGGGGAAGTGGTCTACCCGACCATCGACGGGCCGTACCGGTTCGGTCAGCAGATCACGTTCGCGCACGACGGCCGCCCCTTCCTGTTCTACGAAGCCCGTTCCTGGCTGCTGGACGCCGACGGCAACGTCATCCGCCCCGCCGCCCGCGAGACCGGCTTCTGGCGCCCCCAGGCCGACGACACGATCGAGGTCCTCCTCACCCACAACACCGGGATCGTGGAGCTGTACTACGGCAAGCCGCGCACCCAGACCTCGTGGGAGCTGGGCACCGACGCGGTCATCCGCACGGCCACCGCCAAAGAGGTCACCGGCGCGCAGCGGCTGTACGGGATCGTCAACAACGGCGACCTGGCCTACGTCGAGGAACGCGCGATGGTCGGCCAGCCGCTCCAGCCGCACACCTCGGCCCACCTCAAGCGGGTCGTCGGATAA
- a CDS encoding DUF1416 domain-containing protein — protein sequence MSDGCGAPVQGVEVEVGSGEVVLTGKVSDASGPVGGAFVRLLDASGEFTAEVVSSPQGDFRFYAAPGTWTIRALHRSGNGQASVSAEGPGVHPVEVAVA from the coding sequence ATGAGCGACGGTTGCGGCGCGCCCGTGCAGGGTGTCGAGGTCGAGGTCGGTTCGGGTGAGGTCGTGCTGACCGGCAAGGTCAGCGACGCGTCCGGCCCGGTCGGCGGCGCTTTCGTGCGACTGCTGGACGCGTCCGGCGAGTTCACCGCCGAGGTCGTGTCGTCGCCGCAGGGCGACTTCCGCTTCTACGCGGCCCCCGGCACGTGGACCATCCGCGCCCTGCACCGCTCGGGCAACGGCCAGGCGTCGGTGTCGGCGGAGGGGCCGGGCGTCCACCCGGTCGAGGTCGCGGTGGCGTGA
- a CDS encoding alpha/beta hydrolase family protein: MSHKAVRLGGVHLQPARPGSDLAFVVGHGFTNHVRKPFVARVLRRFALRGGVVALDFRGHGLSQGLSTVGADEVHDLAAGVSLARELGYRRVVTVGFSMGASIALRHAALAEERPDAVAAVSSPSRWWVRETPAMRRVHWLLEQPHGRLAARALGVRLGPPWRTPPESPLEVVHRITPTPLLLVHGEDDHYFGPAHARALHRAAGGDAVLWLEPRIRHAESAMTPALVDRIATWLDRESTHEGSR, encoded by the coding sequence ATGTCACACAAAGCTGTCCGCCTCGGCGGTGTACACCTCCAGCCCGCCCGACCCGGCTCCGACCTGGCCTTCGTCGTCGGACACGGGTTCACCAACCACGTCCGCAAGCCGTTCGTGGCCCGCGTCCTGCGCCGGTTCGCCCTGCGCGGCGGGGTGGTCGCGCTGGACTTCCGGGGGCACGGCCTGTCCCAAGGGCTGAGCACGGTCGGCGCCGACGAGGTGCACGACCTGGCCGCCGGGGTTTCGCTGGCCCGCGAACTCGGGTACCGACGCGTGGTGACCGTCGGGTTCTCCATGGGCGCCTCGATCGCGCTGCGCCACGCCGCACTGGCCGAGGAGCGCCCCGACGCGGTCGCGGCCGTGAGCAGCCCGTCCCGCTGGTGGGTGCGCGAGACGCCGGCCATGCGGCGCGTCCACTGGCTGCTGGAACAGCCGCACGGCAGGCTGGCCGCGCGGGCGCTGGGCGTCCGGCTGGGCCCGCCGTGGCGCACGCCGCCGGAGAGCCCGCTGGAGGTCGTGCACCGCATCACGCCCACCCCGCTGCTGCTGGTGCACGGCGAGGACGACCACTACTTCGGTCCCGCGCACGCGCGCGCGTTGCACCGGGCGGCGGGCGGCGACGCCGTCCTGTGGCTGGAACCGCGGATCCGCCACGCGGAGTCGGCGATGACGCCCGCTCTGGTAGACCGGATCGCGACCTGGCTGGACCGAGAGTCAACGCACGAGGGAAGTCGATGA
- the pxpB gene encoding 5-oxoprolinase subunit PxpB — protein sequence MRLRRCGTDAVLVEVDSLGEVEAVRAAVHAAALPEVVELVPAARTVLIGARPGGLAAVRRVLDTVDLSHRVESESREVTIPVVYDGPDLELVAETAGVGPDEVVRLHTGATYSVAFCGFAPGFAYLVGLPEALQQPRLDSPRTKVPAGSVGVAGEYTAAYPRATPGGWRLIGRTDAPLFDPRRDPAALLQPGDRVRFEAAA from the coding sequence ATGCGACTGCGGCGTTGCGGGACCGACGCGGTGTTGGTCGAGGTGGACTCGCTCGGCGAGGTCGAGGCGGTGCGGGCCGCCGTCCACGCCGCCGCGTTGCCCGAGGTGGTGGAGCTGGTCCCGGCCGCGCGGACCGTCCTGATCGGCGCGCGGCCCGGTGGGCTGGCGGCGGTGCGGCGCGTCCTGGACACCGTCGACCTCAGCCACCGCGTGGAGTCCGAAAGCCGCGAAGTGACCATCCCCGTGGTCTACGACGGGCCGGACCTGGAGTTGGTCGCCGAGACGGCGGGGGTCGGGCCCGACGAGGTGGTCCGGCTGCACACCGGGGCCACCTACTCGGTGGCGTTCTGCGGGTTCGCACCCGGGTTCGCCTACCTGGTGGGGCTGCCGGAAGCCCTCCAGCAGCCCCGGCTCGACTCGCCGCGGACGAAGGTGCCGGCGGGCTCGGTCGGCGTCGCGGGCGAGTACACCGCCGCCTACCCCAGGGCCACCCCGGGCGGCTGGCGGCTGATCGGCCGCACCGACGCCCCGCTGTTCGACCCGCGCCGCGACCCCGCCGCCCTGCTCCAGCCCGGCGACCGCGTCCGCTTCGAGGCCGCGGCATGA
- a CDS encoding TlpA family protein disulfide reductase, with translation MTGAWAVLGAVAVVAVVGVLLRVHGGRVRVPAKPRDDLPGPVRDLLDPATPVTLLQISTTFCAPCRHTRVLLSDLADRTDGLRHVELDVTNLPEVAAGLRVMRTPTTLALDASGAELLRVGGVPKRDTLLAALRPHLPRPIG, from the coding sequence ATGACCGGGGCGTGGGCGGTGCTCGGGGCGGTCGCCGTGGTGGCGGTCGTCGGGGTGCTGCTGCGCGTGCACGGCGGGAGGGTGCGGGTGCCCGCGAAGCCGCGTGACGACCTGCCGGGTCCGGTGCGCGACCTGCTCGACCCGGCGACCCCGGTGACCCTGCTGCAGATCTCCACGACGTTCTGCGCGCCCTGCCGGCACACCCGCGTGCTGCTGTCGGACCTGGCGGACCGGACCGACGGACTTCGGCATGTCGAACTCGATGTCACCAACCTGCCCGAAGTGGCCGCCGGACTGCGGGTCATGCGCACCCCGACGACGCTCGCCCTGGATGCGTCGGGTGCCGAACTGCTCCGGGTCGGAGGCGTTCCGAAACGCGACACGCTCCTTGCGGCTTTGCGGCCCCACCTGCCTCGACCGATCGGGTGA
- a CDS encoding putative leader peptide produces MNSLLTKRLAVDLCRVRSSLCRAAS; encoded by the coding sequence ATGAACAGCCTGCTGACCAAGCGACTCGCGGTGGACCTGTGCCGCGTCCGCAGCAGCCTGTGTCGCGCGGCGAGCTGA